A window of the Aspergillus flavus chromosome 6, complete sequence genome harbors these coding sequences:
- a CDS encoding uncharacterized protein (domain of unknown function-domain containing protein) yields MSFQTKEAAYDPLASDEKRFSQSSDGAEDQEDNMGLLGRVRKTPFRSSFWARAGGKVVAAVNTILLLSIIVILLVSHRYEHQCSESECAAKTSYYSPLFDDPRAIEYEYVRFQGALEHQNVYKGTPNKELDEAWEVLIHTNNSGVDGNVIDRIQKSRIAAKYPKEQGGQYYTGIEVFHHMHCLNLIRQYTYKDYYHRPENRPKPFTDSEPVLRAHVDHCIDMLRQVLMCQADVGIVTYNWVHPWGLYPDFSTEHKCRKFDKIVEWADKHALPDDDPEPDSETVWLSGPPQ; encoded by the exons ATGTCATTTCAGACTAAAGAGGCGGCCTATGATCCTCTAGCCTCCGACGAGAAGAGGTTTTCACAAAGCTCCGATGGTGCCGAAGACCAGGAAGACAATATGGGTTTGCTAGGGCGTGTCCGCAAAACGCCTTTTcgctcttctttttgggcaAGGGCGGGGGGGAAGGTCGTAGCTGCAGTTAACACTATACTACTTCTAAGTATTATTGTTATACTGCTCGTGTCCCACCGCTATGAGCATCAGTGTTCAGAATCCGAATGTGCCGCGAAAACATCTTACTACT CTCCGTTGTTTGATGACCCCAGAGCGATCGAATATGAATACGTTAGGTTTCAGGGTGCCCTGGAACATCAAAATGTCTACAAGGGCACGCCAAATAAGGAGCTCGATGAAGCATGGGAGGTCCTTATACACA CGAACAATTCCGGAGTTGATGGCAATGTTATAGATCGTATCCAAAAGTCGCGTATAGCCGCCAAGTACCCAAAGGAACAAGGGGGGCAGTACTATACTGGCATTGAGGTTTTCCACCACATGCACTGCTTG AATTTGATACGCCAGTATACCTACAAAGACTACTACCACCGCCCAGAGAACAGACCCAAGCCTTTTACTGACTCGGAACCTGTACTTCGCGCTCACGTCGACCACTGTATCGATATGTTACGACAGGTCCTGATGTGCCAAGCCGATGTCGGTATAGTCACATATAACTGGGTCCATCCCTGGGGTCTGTATCCTGACTTTAGTACGGAGCACAAGTGCCGCAAGTTTGACAAGATTGTTGAATGGGCTGACAAGCACGCACTACCGGATGATGACCCCGAGCCTGATTCTGAGACTGTTTGGTTATCAGGCCCACCACAGTAG